The following proteins are encoded in a genomic region of Leptospira fainei serovar Hurstbridge str. BUT 6:
- the rsmA gene encoding 16S rRNA (adenine(1518)-N(6)/adenine(1519)-N(6))-dimethyltransferase RsmA, with protein MSFPEYPFFKTSVLREFLKSKSSAPLKKWGQNFLIDPKAVQSLIDSADPEALQSSEIILEIGPGLGALSHLLIRFKKKLRLYEIDPVYAEWLEHFLPGAEIVRGDARETLRLPPDTDCFLFGNLPYYITSELIILALERLNGLKGAVFLVQKEFAVRLTKEISSLGIYAGAYGIFKLRKRIKAGCFYPAPNIDSSILSFKSAPRFAERKYYQALELLCRVAFWGKRKKLSSSLKEAPIRSFYPKGEFPFQDKEDSLRSRLSLAVKSAEISIDKRPEELKQEDFYLVAEKFPFN; from the coding sequence AACATCCGTCCTTCGGGAATTCCTAAAATCAAAATCCTCTGCGCCGTTAAAGAAGTGGGGACAAAATTTTCTCATCGACCCGAAAGCCGTTCAAAGCTTAATCGATAGCGCCGACCCGGAAGCTCTGCAAAGTTCTGAAATCATATTGGAAATCGGCCCGGGGTTGGGCGCTCTTTCTCACTTATTGATTCGATTCAAAAAGAAATTGAGGTTATATGAGATCGATCCTGTTTATGCGGAATGGCTGGAACATTTCCTTCCCGGTGCGGAAATTGTTCGGGGAGACGCGAGAGAAACCTTACGATTGCCGCCCGACACAGATTGTTTTCTTTTTGGAAACCTCCCCTATTATATAACGTCGGAGCTTATTATCCTCGCATTGGAAAGATTGAACGGCCTAAAGGGCGCCGTTTTCCTCGTACAAAAGGAATTTGCCGTTCGCCTCACGAAAGAAATTTCTTCACTCGGAATATACGCCGGAGCATATGGAATTTTTAAATTACGGAAAAGGATTAAAGCAGGTTGCTTTTACCCTGCTCCGAATATAGACTCCTCGATCCTTAGTTTTAAATCGGCGCCGCGGTTCGCAGAAAGGAAGTATTATCAGGCGCTTGAATTGCTATGTCGAGTCGCGTTTTGGGGAAAGCGGAAAAAACTGAGTTCATCCTTAAAAGAAGCCCCGATAAGATCATTTTATCCGAAAGGAGAATTTCCTTTTCAGGATAAGGAAGATTCTTTAAGATCCCGTCTTTCACTCGCCGTAAAATCGGCGGAAATATCGATCGATAAGCGACCCGAAGAGTTGAAGCAGGAGGATTTCTATCTCGTAGCGGAAAAATTTCCTTTCAATTAA